Below is a genomic region from Persicimonas caeni.
TGCTCGTCTTCTTCTCGGCGAGTCACACCGACGACGTCGAAGAGTTGTCGTTGGCCATGGCGCGCGACTTTCCCGACGCGGTCTGCGTGGGGTGTAATGCCAATGGCGTCATCGGCGCCGGCGATGAGGCCGAAACAGGCTCTTCCTTGGCCGTGACCGCAGGGATTCTGCCCGGGGTCGACGTCGAGCCGATTCGCTTCGAGCCCGACGTTCATGATCGCAGCGACTTCGATTGGCGTCAGCAGTTTGGCGGCGATCCCGAAGTGGCGCCCAATTTTCTCATTCTTTCAGAGCCGACGACCTTCGAGACCGAAGAGCTGTTGACCGCGCTCGACCGCGCGTTTCCGGACTCGTCGAAATTCGGCGGGCTCGTCAGCGGCGGCGGTCAGGGGCAGGGCAGCAGGCTCATTCTCGAGGGGCATGTGTACCATGGTGGTGCCATCGGACTCGCGTTTAGCGGAGACCTGCGCGTCGATACGGTTGTCGCGCAAGCCTGCCGACCCATCGGCGAGCCGCTGATCGTGACCGATCACACCCAGAATATCATTCACCGATTTGATCGCGGAAACCCGATGGAGGTGTTCCGCAATCTCGTGCACAACCTCGAGGGCAAAGAGCGAGAACTCGCACAGCACTCGATGTTCGTAGGGATCGGGGTCGAGTCGAAGCGCGGTGAATATCGCCCGGGCGATTTTGTCATTCGCAATATCGTGGGCTTCAACCCCAAGACGGGGGATTTGGCCGTGGCCGCACCGATCGAGGATCTCGACGTGCTGCAGTTCCACCTGATGGACCCGCGCACCTCATCCTACGAGTTCGAGCGTGTCGTCGAGGAACTCGCCGAGGCGTTGAACGACCCGTGCCCGTCGCGCGGGGCGTTGCTGTTCAGCGGTACTTCGAACAGCGAGGATCTCGAGCGCAAGGCCAACGAAGA
It encodes:
- a CDS encoding FIST signal transduction protein, translated to MKWTTGLSRKPETTQAFRDACAGLDVSSAAEVDVLLVFFSASHTDDVEELSLAMARDFPDAVCVGCNANGVIGAGDEAETGSSLAVTAGILPGVDVEPIRFEPDVHDRSDFDWRQQFGGDPEVAPNFLILSEPTTFETEELLTALDRAFPDSSKFGGLVSGGGQGQGSRLILEGHVYHGGAIGLAFSGDLRVDTVVAQACRPIGEPLIVTDHTQNIIHRFDRGNPMEVFRNLVHNLEGKERELAQHSMFVGIGVESKRGEYRPGDFVIRNIVGFNPKTGDLAVAAPIEDLDVLQFHLMDPRTSSYEFERVVEELAEALNDPCPSRGALLFSGTSNSEDLERKANEESQLLRDRLGQLPIGGFLSEGEIGPVGGKTCLHGYASMVAVFREAGRAK